One Phaseolus vulgaris cultivar G19833 chromosome 11, P. vulgaris v2.0, whole genome shotgun sequence genomic window carries:
- the LOC137810524 gene encoding probable receptor-like serine/threonine-protein kinase At4g34500, with protein MTEANTTTSVSLKLLVLVAVLVVFAVVIVVLVFFLCLRGSRSWKRRKLAAKHSSGSIPLVSKEIMVVRTSDLTPATTSEIGDVEGDPKKEAGMKVEIGAVTAVMKSEVSGGGAHRSEVSVEDPNIGWGRWYSMKEVELATRGFAEGNVIGEGGYGVVYRGIMHDASVVAVKNLLNNKGQAEKEFKVEVEAIGKVRHKNLVRLVGYCAEGARRMLVYEYVDNGNLEQWLHGDVGPVSPLTWEIRMRIATGTAKGLAYLHEGLEPKVVHRDVKSSNILLDKNWNAKVSDFGLAKLLGSEKTHVTTRVMGTFGYVAPEYASSGMLNERSDVYSFGVLLMEIITGRSPIDYSKPPGEMNLVDWFKTMVASRRSEELVDPLIEIPPSPRSLKRVLLICLRCIDLDVVKRPKMGQIVHMLETDDFPFRSELRTVRDKDPLPSHADVSIKVPYPPPKHAEIIEKSRWR; from the exons ATGACGGAGGCCAACACAACCACGAGTGTCAGTTTGAAGCTTCTCGTCTTGGTGGCTGTTTTGGTCGTCTTCGCGGTGGTGATTGTGGTTCTCGTCTTCTTCCTGTGCTTGCGCGGGAGCCGGAGCTGGAAGCGGCGGAAGCTGGCGGCGAAACACAGCTCCGGGAGCATCCCTCTGGTGTCGAAGGAGATCATGGTGGTGAGGACCTCGGATCTCACCCCTGCGACCACGAGCGAGATTGGTGACGTGGAGGGTGATCCGAAGAAGGAGGCGGGGATGAAGGTGGAGATTGGCGCGGTGACGGCAGTGATGAAGAGCGAAGTTTCCGGTGGTGGGGCCCACCGCAGCGAGGTGTCGGTGGAGGATCCGAACATAGGGTGGGGCCGGTGGTACAGCATGAAGGAAGTGGAACTCGCCACGCGCGGTTTCGCAGAAGGGAATGTTATTGGAGAAGGTGGGTACGGCGTTGTGTACAGAGGAATTATGCACGATGCTTCCGTCGTTGCTGTTAAGAATCTTCTCAACAACAA GGGTCAAGCAGAGAAGGAGTTTAAGGTAGAGGTTGAAGCTATTGGAAAAGTAAGGCATAAGAATTTGGTTCGTTTGGTAGGATATTGCGCAGAAGGTGCTCGAAG GATGCTTGTTTATGAGTATGTTGACAACGGAAACTTGGAACAGTGGCTGCATGGTGATGTAGGACCAGTTAGCCCCTTGACATGGGAGATTCGAATGAGAATTGCTACTGGGACAGCAAAAGG GCTAGCCTATTTGCATGAAGGCTTAGAACCCAAAGTTGTGCACCGGGATGTAAAATCCAGTAACATTCTCTTGGATAAAAATTGGAATGCCAAAGTCTCAGATTTTGGACTTGCCAAACTCTTAGGATCTGAGAAAACCCATGTGACTACGCGTGTGATGGGAACATTCGG ATATGTTGCACCTGAGTATGCAAGCTCAGGTATGCTTAATGAGCGCAGTGATGTGTATAGCTTTGGAGTTCTACTCATGGAGATAATCACAGGAAGAAGCCCCATTGATTATTCAAAACCACCTGGAGAG ATGAATTTAGTAGATTGGTTCAAGACAATGGTAGCAAGTCGTCGCAGTGAGGAGCTAGTTGATCCTTTGATTGAGATTCCACCCTCTCCAAGATCTTTGAAACGAGTTTTACTTATTTGTCTGCGGTGTATAGACTTGGATGTGGTTAAGCGACCAAAGATGGGTCAAATTGTTCATATGCTCGAAACAGATGATTTCCCCTTTCGTTCT GAGCTACGCACAGTGAGAGACAAAGATCCTTTGCCTTCTCATGCAGATGTTTCCATTAAAGTTCCTTAT